The proteins below are encoded in one region of Juglans microcarpa x Juglans regia isolate MS1-56 chromosome 4D, Jm3101_v1.0, whole genome shotgun sequence:
- the LOC121260185 gene encoding uncharacterized protein LOC121260185, with translation MTQHGFPGKVACRAFPLTLKGPTRVWFESLPPRSMDSFGKLARLVLTQFMSSRRRWHQEAYLPTIKKGEEESLKSYLTRFNNDCMTTDDQDEKITLTLLGEVWPRSWFMAKLAMRTPVTLWEFMDQFDNYINAEDTL, from the coding sequence ATGACGCAGCATGGCTTCCCAGGCAAGGTGGCATGCAGAGCATTCCCGTTGACCCTGAAAGGGCCAACACGAGTATGGTTCGAGTCTCTGCCGCCTAGATCCATGGACAGTTTTGGCAAGCTGGCCAGACTTGTTTTGACTCAATTCATGTCGAGTCGGAGAAGGTGGCACCAAGAAGCATACCTCCCCACCATCAAGAAGGGGGAGGAGGAGAGCCTGAAGTCCTACCTGACTCGATTCAACAATGATTGCATGACCACTGAcgaccaagatgagaaaataaccTTGACACTTCTAGGAGAGGTATGGCCTCGATCCTGGTTTATGGCTAAACTGGCGATGAGAACCCCTGTGACGCTATGGGAGTTCATGGATCAGTTTGACAACTACATCAATGCCGAAGACACTCTCTGA